A single genomic interval of Flavobacterium sp. N2820 harbors:
- the fusA gene encoding elongation factor G: MARDLKYTRNIGIAAHIDAGKTTTTERILFYTGKSHKIGEVHDGAATMDWMAQEQERGITITSAATTCEWNFPTEQGKVLPETLPYHFNIIDTPGHVDFTVEVNRSLRVLDGLVFLFSAVDGVEPQSETNWRLADQYRVPRMGFVNKMDRQGSNFLNVCQQVRDMLKSNAVAITLPIGEENDFRGVVDLVKNQAIIWHDETQGATFDIVPIPADMIDEVKEYRSILIEEIATYDENLLEKYMEDENSITEEEINTALRAATIDMAIIPMIAGSSFKNKGVQFMLDAVCKYLPSPMDKEGIEGIHPDDADLLEEDQKKILRRPDPKEPFAALAFKIATDPYVGRLAFFRAYSGRLDAGSYILNTRSGNKERISRIYQMHANKQNPIEYIEAGDIGAAVGFKDIKTGDTMCDEKHPIILESMKFPDPVIGIAIEPKTKADVDKMGMALAKLAEEDPTFTVRTDEASGQTIISGMGELHLDILVDRMKREFKVEVNQGEPQVEYKEAFTKSAQHRETYKKQSGGRGKFGDIVFRLEPADLVDGKAPMGLQFVNEVKGGNVPKEYIPAVEKGFREAMKAGPLAGYAVDSLKVTLLDGSFHPVDSDALSFELAAKMGYKEVGRAAGAVILEPIMKIEVITPEENMGDIVGDLNRRRGQVNDMGDRNGAKTIKADVPLSEMFGYVTTLRTLSSGRATSTMEFSHYAETPSNISEAVIKKAKGNA; this comes from the coding sequence ATGGCTAGAGATTTAAAATATACAAGAAATATTGGAATTGCTGCTCACATTGATGCTGGTAAAACAACAACAACTGAGCGTATCTTATTCTATACAGGAAAATCACACAAAATTGGTGAAGTACATGATGGTGCTGCAACAATGGACTGGATGGCACAAGAGCAAGAAAGAGGTATTACAATTACTTCAGCTGCTACAACTTGTGAATGGAATTTCCCAACAGAGCAAGGAAAAGTATTGCCAGAAACATTACCATACCACTTTAATATTATCGATACACCGGGACACGTTGACTTTACAGTTGAGGTAAACCGTTCGTTACGTGTATTAGATGGTTTAGTGTTCTTATTTAGTGCGGTTGATGGTGTTGAGCCTCAGTCTGAAACTAACTGGAGATTAGCTGACCAATATAGAGTTCCACGTATGGGATTCGTAAACAAAATGGACCGTCAAGGTTCTAACTTCTTAAATGTTTGTCAACAAGTTAGAGATATGTTAAAATCTAACGCTGTTGCAATTACTTTACCAATTGGTGAGGAAAATGACTTTAGAGGAGTTGTTGACTTAGTAAAAAACCAAGCTATTATTTGGCATGACGAAACGCAAGGGGCAACTTTTGATATCGTGCCTATTCCAGCTGATATGATTGACGAAGTAAAAGAGTATCGTTCAATTTTAATTGAAGAGATTGCTACTTACGACGAAAACTTGTTGGAGAAATATATGGAGGATGAAAACTCTATTACTGAGGAAGAAATCAATACAGCTTTAAGAGCTGCTACAATTGACATGGCTATCATTCCTATGATTGCTGGTTCTTCTTTCAAAAATAAAGGTGTTCAGTTCATGTTAGATGCAGTATGTAAATACTTACCATCTCCAATGGATAAAGAAGGTATCGAAGGAATTCACCCTGATGATGCTGATTTATTAGAAGAAGATCAAAAGAAAATTTTACGTCGTCCTGATCCAAAAGAGCCGTTCGCAGCTTTAGCATTTAAAATTGCTACTGACCCTTATGTTGGTCGTTTAGCTTTCTTCCGTGCTTATTCAGGTCGTTTAGATGCAGGTTCTTATATCTTGAACACGCGTTCAGGAAATAAAGAGCGTATCTCTCGTATTTACCAAATGCATGCTAACAAACAAAATCCAATCGAATATATTGAGGCTGGAGATATTGGAGCTGCTGTAGGATTTAAAGATATCAAGACTGGAGATACAATGTGTGATGAAAAACACCCAATTATTCTTGAGTCAATGAAATTCCCTGATCCTGTAATTGGTATCGCAATTGAGCCAAAAACAAAAGCTGACGTAGATAAAATGGGTATGGCTTTAGCTAAATTAGCTGAAGAAGATCCAACGTTTACAGTTAGAACGGATGAGGCTTCAGGTCAAACGATTATTTCAGGTATGGGTGAGTTACACTTAGACATCCTTGTAGATCGTATGAAACGTGAGTTTAAAGTTGAGGTAAACCAAGGTGAGCCACAAGTAGAATATAAAGAAGCGTTCACAAAATCGGCACAACACAGAGAAACTTACAAAAAGCAATCTGGAGGTCGTGGTAAATTTGGTGATATCGTATTCCGTTTAGAACCAGCTGATTTAGTAGACGGTAAAGCTCCTATGGGATTACAGTTTGTTAATGAAGTTAAAGGTGGTAACGTACCAAAAGAATATATTCCAGCTGTTGAAAAAGGTTTCAGAGAAGCTATGAAAGCAGGTCCTTTAGCAGGATATGCGGTAGATAGTTTAAAAGTAACTTTATTAGACGGATCTTTCCACCCTGTGGATTCTGATGCTCTTTCTTTTGAATTAGCTGCGAAAATGGGATATAAAGAAGTAGGACGTGCTGCTGGAGCAGTTATTCTAGAGCCAATCATGAAAATCGAAGTTATTACTCCTGAAGAAAATATGGGTGATATCGTAGGTGACTTGAACCGTCGTAGAGGTCAAGTAAATGACATGGGTGATAGAAATGGTGCTAAAACTATCAAAGCAGATGTGCCTTTATCAGAAATGTTTGGTTATGTAACAACATTAAGAACATTATCATCAGGTAGAGCTACATCAACAATGGAGTTTTCACATTATGCAGAAACACCTTCTAATATTTCAGAAGCTGTAATTAAAAAAGCAAAAGGTAACGCTTAA
- the rpsG gene encoding 30S ribosomal protein S7, with protein MRKRAAKKRPLLPDPKFNDQLVTRFVNNLMWDGKKSTAFKVFYDALEIVETKKQDAEKSALEVWKDALTNVMPHVEVRSRRVGGATFQIPMQIRPDRKISYAIKWMILYARRRNEKSMAGKLASEILAAAKEEGAAVKKRMDTHKMADANKAFSHFRF; from the coding sequence ATGAGAAAAAGAGCGGCCAAAAAAAGACCACTTTTACCAGATCCAAAATTTAACGATCAGTTAGTAACACGTTTTGTAAACAACTTAATGTGGGATGGTAAAAAATCAACAGCTTTTAAAGTTTTCTATGATGCATTAGAAATCGTTGAAACTAAAAAGCAAGATGCAGAAAAATCTGCTTTAGAAGTATGGAAAGATGCATTAACAAATGTTATGCCTCACGTAGAAGTTCGTTCACGTAGAGTGGGTGGAGCTACATTCCAAATTCCAATGCAAATTCGTCCAGATAGAAAGATTTCTTATGCTATCAAATGGATGATTCTTTATGCAAGAAGAAGAAACGAAAAATCAATGGCAGGTAAATTAGCTTCTGAAATTTTAGCTGCGGCTAAAGAAGAAGGTGCTGCTGTTAAGAAAAGAATGGATACTCACAAAATGGCAGATGCTAATAAAGCATTCTCTCACTTTAGATTTTAA
- the rpsL gene encoding 30S ribosomal protein S12, whose protein sequence is MPTIQQLVRTGRTQITKKSKSAALDSCPQRRGVCTRVYTTTPKKPNSAMRKVARVRLTNGNEVNAYIPGEGHNLQEHSIVLVRGGRVKDLPGVRYHIVRGALDTAGVAGRTQRRSKYGAKRPKPGQAPAPTGKKK, encoded by the coding sequence ATGCCAACAATTCAACAATTAGTAAGAACAGGGAGAACCCAAATAACTAAGAAGAGTAAATCGGCTGCTTTAGATTCTTGTCCTCAAAGAAGAGGTGTGTGTACTCGTGTTTATACAACAACTCCTAAAAAACCAAACTCAGCAATGAGAAAGGTAGCTAGGGTTCGTTTAACAAACGGTAACGAGGTGAATGCATACATTCCTGGAGAAGGTCACAATCTACAAGAGCACTCGATAGTATTAGTTAGAGGTGGAAGAGTAAAAGATTTACCAGGTGTACGTTACCACATCGTACGTGGAGCATTAGATACAGCGGGTGTTGCAGGAAGAACACAACGTAGATCTAAGTATGGAGCAAAACGTCCAAAACCAGGACAAGCACCTGCACCAACTGGAAAGAAAAAGTAA